A window of Terriglobia bacterium genomic DNA:
TCAAAAGAAATCTTTCAAACCGCCATCGAGGAGATGCTGATTGGAAGCCTCAATGACTACCACGGCATTCACGCTGGATGGCTTCCGGATCACGAAGACGCTGGGGGTGGTCCGGGGAATCACGGTCCGGTCAAGGTCCATTTTCGGGACGATAGGGGGCTCCCTGCAGACGCTCTTCGGGGGCAATATCACCCTCTTCACCGAGTTGTGTGAGAAGACGCGGGCCGAAGCTTTTGACATGATGGTCTCCCACGCGGAACAACTCGGCGCCAATGCCGTGGTTGGGATACGGTACGATGCCACCGAAATGCTGCAAGGCGTGACCGAGGTGTTGTGTTATGGAACAGCCGTTACCGTGCGGCCCGAATAGTAGTAACGATTTT
This region includes:
- a CDS encoding YbjQ family protein, with protein sequence MTTTAFTLDGFRITKTLGVVRGITVRSRSIFGTIGGSLQTLFGGNITLFTELCEKTRAEAFDMMVSHAEQLGANAVVGIRYDATEMLQGVTEVLCYGTAVTVRPE